In Kordia antarctica, the following proteins share a genomic window:
- a CDS encoding C45 family autoproteolytic acyltransferase/hydolase, producing the protein MQLNFKTVSEPTIAGAKWKGLFDTYWAGYKTWFLSKDTVNTPDLKTSQDALKKYMPKMWSTYEHLCALTNADPVKARFLTGFQPPAYISACAQAIIKADEIQLVRNYDYHPDLLEGTILLSKWNDQKVMGTSDCLIGIVDGMNDSGLCVSLTFGGRKEVGYGFGIPFILRYVLEFCKTTAQAVKELKKIPSHMSYNVTVVDKKGASKTVMLAPDKKPLVTNDAFATNHQGEIDWPENAQFNQTIKRYNFIKNYLKSKNISANELAKAFLHYPLYNTKFTEGFGTLYTSVYQPEKLIMKVLWPNVAIERSFDDFAEENILINYSTISQPVISENAWEPVTAETPDYRWQDAVVDSLVKSMAEQKTKKKQKELRDRLMPGGEIAWEVLVDYWNEPVKY; encoded by the coding sequence ATGCAATTAAATTTTAAGACGGTTTCAGAACCTACAATAGCAGGAGCCAAATGGAAAGGATTATTTGATACCTATTGGGCAGGATACAAAACGTGGTTTTTGTCAAAAGACACGGTAAATACACCAGATTTAAAGACTTCACAAGATGCGCTAAAAAAATACATGCCTAAAATGTGGTCAACGTATGAGCATCTGTGTGCACTAACCAATGCTGATCCAGTTAAAGCTCGTTTTCTAACAGGATTTCAGCCGCCAGCATACATAAGTGCTTGTGCGCAAGCAATTATAAAAGCAGATGAAATTCAACTAGTTCGCAATTATGATTATCATCCAGACTTACTCGAAGGCACAATACTGCTCAGTAAATGGAATGATCAGAAAGTTATGGGAACTTCCGATTGTCTCATTGGAATTGTAGATGGTATGAACGATTCAGGACTTTGTGTTTCTCTAACTTTTGGTGGCAGAAAAGAAGTTGGTTACGGATTCGGGATTCCTTTCATTCTAAGATATGTGTTAGAATTTTGCAAAACCACAGCTCAGGCAGTAAAGGAATTAAAAAAAATTCCGTCGCATATGTCATATAACGTGACTGTGGTTGACAAAAAGGGAGCTTCCAAAACAGTAATGTTAGCTCCTGACAAAAAACCATTAGTTACAAATGATGCGTTCGCTACAAATCATCAAGGTGAAATAGATTGGCCTGAAAATGCGCAGTTCAATCAAACAATAAAGCGTTACAACTTCATTAAAAATTACTTAAAATCGAAAAATATCAGTGCTAATGAATTAGCGAAAGCTTTCTTACATTATCCTTTATATAACACAAAATTTACAGAAGGGTTTGGAACGTTATATACCTCAGTGTATCAGCCAGAAAAGTTAATCATGAAAGTTCTTTGGCCCAATGTAGCCATAGAAAGAAGTTTTGATGATTTTGCTGAAGAAAATATCCTGATTAACTACAGCACTATTAGTCAGCCAGTGATTTCTGAGAATGCGTGGGAACCAGTTACAGCAGAAACCCCAGATTACAGATGGCAAGATGCAGTTGTAGATTCGCTAGTGAAGAGTATGGCCGAACAGAAGACAAAAAAGAAACAAAAAGAGCTTCGGGATCGTTTAATGCCTGGAGGCGAAATAGCTTGGGAAGTATTAGTAGATTACTGGAACGAGCCTGTCAAATATTAA